CCAGAGCCGCATACGAGAGGAGCCGGTCGTGTCTCACGATACTATCACATGGGTCGGGATGGATGCTCACAAGAACTCGATCAAGGTGGCGGCGCTGTTCCCGGGTGGGCTGGAAGTCAGGGAGTGGCAGGAGAAGACGACATCCGAGTCGATCCGGCGCCTGTGCCGGAAGCTCCTGCGCCAGGCGCCCGGGGAGGTCCGTTGCTGCTACGAGGCTGGGCCGACCGGGTACGCCCTGCAGCGTCAGATGCGGGCGGCGTAACTGAGTTGCGTCGTGATCGCGCCGACGCTGACACCGGTGCAGTTGGGCATGCGAGTCAAGACGGACCGTCGTGATGCCCGCAAGCTGGCTGAGCTCCTGCAGGGCGGTCTCCTGACCGAGGTGCATCCTCCGAGTGAATCGGACGAAGCGCTGCGCGGTCTCTGTCGCTGCCGCGACGATGTTCGGATCGATCTCATGCGGTCCCGTCACCGGCTCAGCAAGTTCCTCCTTCGGCGACACATGATCTACCGGGAGACGAAGCATCACTGGGGCACACGTCACTGGGCCTGGCTCGAGAAGCTGCGGTTCGATGATCCGATAAGCGAGGCGACGTTCGACAGCTACATGCTCTCGGTGCAGCAGTTGGAGGAACGTCTGCGGTAACTCGACACACAGCTCGGTGAGTTCGGAGAACGGGATCCCTATCGTGAGCCGGTGGCCTGGCTGCGCTGCTTCAAGGGCATTGACAGGGTGACGGCAGTGTGCCTCGTCGCGGAGCTTCACGACTTCAGGCGGTTCCGCACGGCCCGGGAGTTGATGTCGTACGTGGGGCTGGTCCCCAGCGAGTGTTCGAGTGGTGAGCGCCAGCGGCGTGGCGGGATCACCAAGACTGGCAACCGGCACGTCCGCCGACTGCTGGTCGAGGCGGCCTGGCACCATCGGCATCGTCCCAAGCTCAGCGCGCCTCTGATGCGGCGCCGGGAAGGGCAGCCCGCTCGCGTCCCGGCCATCGCCGATCGTGCGCAGGAGCGACTCGCCGCGCGATATCGGCCCATGACCGGCCGCGGTGTCGCTCGACCCAAGACCATCGTGGCCATGGCTCGCGAGTTGACAGGCTACATCTGGGCTGCGCTGCAGCCAGCCACTGGTGCACCGAGAAGCTGATGGACTCTGAGAACGGCGTTCGAGGCGACGGATGAAGACCGGCAAGATCTGGAAGACGCGCGACTCCGGTATGCGATACGGAGGGAGCCTCTCCCCAACTCGCGACACTAGAGAGCGGACCTTCCCGACGGATCACAGTCATGCGGCTCGGCCCGGGACGCCAGTGCAACCCGCGAATATCAGCGTGACTCGTCGTCGAAGCGCCCGGTCCTCTCCGTCGCCTCAAGTGAAACCAGACACCAGACGGCCACTCCGAAGGGTGGCCGCCAGGAGAGAACCCATGCCTTGACACGCGGTCATTCCATATCAACGGACCAGAGAGACCCGGCGCACCTGCGCGCGTCCGCCGACGTCCGCCCTGACGAAGTACACCCCGCTCGCCACCCGTCGCCCGCCGTCGTCCCGACCGTCCCACGACACCCTGTGCGGGCCCGCCGTGAGGCGCTCGCCGCGCATCAGGTCGCGTACCCGTCGCCCTCCGACGTCGTACACACAGAGATCGACCGACCCGGGCTGCGGAAGCTCAAAGGAGATCGTCGTCGCGTCGCGGAATGGGTTGGGGACTCCGACAAGGCATCCGATCGATTCGTGCGCGTCCGGCACGGCGGAGTCCGCCCAGCGCTTCCACGCGAGGATCGATGTGTCATAATGGTACACGGACGGATCCTCCGGGGGCTCGTTCCTGAAGAAGTCGTATCTCCCGCACAGCATCAGGACCACATCGAGCCCGGAAGGCGCGTCTCGCGGGACCACCGGACGAAGATGCTCGGCCGAGGTCCCGAGAGCGACATGTGAGACGGACCACGCCTCCCCCGCGTCCGTCGTCTCCCACCGATCCACGTCCCAACCGCCCCAAGCGTTCCTGCGCGACAGATAGCAGATGCCCGGGTCCCGCGGGTCGAGAGCAAGGCCCCCCGAGTAGTAGTGCTGCTGCGGAACAATCGTCGTGTCAGCGACACTCCCTCCGGAGTCGTACACCAGCGTCGCATCGCTCCACCCGCTCCCCCC
This genomic window from Candidatus Effluviviaceae Genus V sp. contains:
- a CDS encoding transposase; translated protein: MRVKTDRRDARKLAELLQGGLLTEVHPPSESDEALRGLCRCRDDVRIDLMRSRHRLSKFLLRRHMIYRETKHHWGTRHWAWLEKLRFDDPISEATFDSYMLSVQQLEERLR
- a CDS encoding transposase, whose amino-acid sequence is MAWLRCFKGIDRVTAVCLVAELHDFRRFRTARELMSYVGLVPSECSSGERQRRGGITKTGNRHVRRLLVEAAWHHRHRPKLSAPLMRRREGQPARVPAIADRAQERLAARYRPMTGRGVARPKTIVAMARELTGYIWAALQPATGAPRS